In Erigeron canadensis isolate Cc75 chromosome 8, C_canadensis_v1, whole genome shotgun sequence, the DNA window TATTAACTTTTCCAAATTTCCATGCAGCTCTCTTCCAAAACGGAGAGCATTAGACCTAACTTGTACAACCTCTCTCTCACTTTATACACATACACCATTTGAAGATTTGTGTACTTGTGGAAACAAATTTTTGTGGAAGATCCAGAAATTATGTAGGATATCTATCTAATAGGATGTAACTACAAATTTTTGTAATACTGGAAGGGATCAAAACGAATACATCTGAGTGAAGTCTCAATACGGATTGAGCAATCCATCAGTGTGAATTTAATCAACTTCAAAGATGACAGAACCAAGTAACTAACCAATCCAATCCTTGTGTATCTGTTAGATTTCAATCCACTTAACCACTTTGAACTCCAATTGGCGTTCATTTTGGAGGAACATGAAATAGGATTCGACACTAGCTAAGGACCCGGCCGTAAGAATAAAATTAGATTAGAAATGGCTCAATGTTTCAGATTCGTTCTgggaaaaaaattgataatgATGAAGGGTCCAGGATTATCacatgtaagtatgtaactcttcaaatataaatagataattacTTTGTCAGAAACGACTGATGCTGGAGAAATTGGTAGGAGGGAATCACTTGTTGCCAATAATAATTTGTGTGATTTCTTAGTTAATATTATCTCGAGGACTTGCTAAATTCTACAAAAGCTGTATGGATTCTTTTACCAAGTTCCATTTTTGTTTCTTCAGAAATGAATGAAAGATATTCTAGCTTCGTGATATTGTGGATGGTAAAAAAGATGAGAAGAGATGAAAAAGCTGTGGTCATAACTTACAAATATGGATCATTAGGATCAATGTCTTGAAATATGTTGATATAGAAACGAAACCCATCAGGGCTCACATCTCTGCATAGAAAACCTGAAAACAATACCTGCTGTTTAATAATGGCCTCTGAATTCTAATGATATACAACAGTTTTAAAACTCATACCTTTGCTCTCGGCAGCAAGTAGATGCTCCTTAGCCATAGCTGGAGCGATACCAAGTGTTCTTGCAGCATCAGTGGCACTGACCCCAGTTTGCAGGGCCTCGGGTTTTTGTACTAAGGATCTGATCCTAGAAAATACCTACATTTTCCGTATATAATTAAGGTTAATCTATATTTGGCGGACATAATGCTTATTACCAATGCCACATATAAAAAGATCTAAACCTCTTCATCACTGTGAGACTTATTCTGGATGACCATAACCCCACTTTCAAACTTCTTAAGCATTACTGGACTGCAATACAATAGAAAGAAATTGATCATATTTAGGAAACGATAAGTTTTACTATACTTAGCTCTGAACTTACACGTTGAACTTCTCCCATAGGGAACATGCTCGTAGCAAATCATCAGGTGAAATCAATTCTGGCCAGAACAAAATAAGGAATCATAAAGCGCTTTTCTAGTTTATAGAAGAAGACTTGCTAGATGGGGTATCTAAAGTAGAATACCTGTTCCACGGGCACGATTAAAGAGACAGTAGATATCTATCATATTCATTATTCCTCCAGCTCTCTCTAATGGAATTTTCACAAAATCAGCCAGCTAAGTTCATAATTGACAAAATAACACAAATGTCAGATTTAAATTCACTCTATAAAGTTAGCAACTATCTTTAATTTCAATTGGTTCCACATGCAAGACATGCACAAACTATTAGATACAATACCTGACAATAATAATTCAAGTAAAGGAATAAACCTGACGAGATAACTCTTGGTGGTACAAGGCACCAGCTGATTCTTTAGTGACAGGGGAGACAATACCAACGCTTAACAACCAGTCTTGCATCTCTTCTTTCGAACCCATCTCTTCATCATTTGATGCATTGGCTTGAGAACTGGGGCCAGAAAGAAGTTTTTGCCTCATTTTCTCAGCTAAAATCACCATGTCTTTAGCTTTGGTCTGGGGTGAAAACAATTTTACCGATTTAACCACCCAACTTACATATACTGGTTGGTGAAACCAATACATATTGACATGAAAAGTAGCATTACTATAGAGAACTATCAGCACACACATAACAACCAACCTATGTTACAACGATATGCAGTTCATTATAAAGTACCCTACTTTCTGGCTTGTGATGTTTCTCACTAAGCAGCAGCAATTACATGATTGTCCATTCATTTTCCACTTTTATCTATTAAGGGTGTTTGACATTGCAGTTTGAAGTAATTATGCGATATAGAACAATCAGAATTAGATAATCAGCTGGGCTAAACATACCGGTTGTACCACATAGTGCTTCTCTAACATCTAAAGTTGCGATAATCATGTAACCAGTAGTTGAGTGTTTGGCCTACGCTAACAATTCAACTCTTAATAATCGGATTACCAAATAATCACTTCCAAAACACAATGCACACACGTCCTTACATTATCACAATACTTACATacgaaaaatacataaaatgtgtcattatatatacacacataccaTCAAAGCATTCAAGTCCTGAAATGCATCCTGCAAACTCTTATCAGTACTCTCCCACATCTCTTGCTCTTTTCTCAAAATCCCCGAAACCCCAACAACCGGCATTCTCAACGCCAACCCCGTCTCACCGCTTGACCCGCCACCGACATCCCCAACCACACCCGGCATTTTCTCCGCCTCCAAAACCACCCCATCCCATGCCCTCCCTCTCCACGCCTCCCAAAACTTTCCAACAAACGAGTCCGGATCCGATTTCCCCCGAAAAACCAACGTGATCACCATCGATTTACTCCCTTTTTCCTGCACTCTCCCTTCATTGTTAACAGACACCTGAAACCTAACCCTGGGGCTAGCAAACATTCCTTTGATTGACTTTTTTGACTGAAATATATGAGTCACGGCGGCGAGTGGGAGGGAAACCGGTGGTAATGATGATGACGTGGATTCAGGATTTGGGAGCCATAAAAGACGGTAGGTTGTTAAGATTAGCGTACCTGATTTGAGAATTTGTAGGTTAGGGTTTTCTTCGTTGACTAAGTCAACGGATGGTTGTAGTGATGATTCTACTTCGCCGGGACGGAGAACTGGCCGGCCGGAATCGGTGGTTTCCGCAGGAATTAGCCAGTTTCCGGACATTGTTAAGCTCTACAGTTGACAGTTGAGAAGGGTGTTTATTAAGACTCGATCAAATCATGGGTGTGTGTCCTGTTTGTTAAATATTAACGATATTTTAACGGTCAATGTAAGTcgtgtaaatgtaaatatatatgggTTCCTGTGAAGGGAAACGATTAGGTgattgttatattattattatattctttAAACTATATTTGATTATAATCACATCGTTAGAACTAGTATTACaaggatttatcattatcatccATGTAATCTATActttatattaaagaaaatagcccccatgttaaaagttatatgggagaaaatgtctaaaatgccctcatatgtaatattttcacctacaaggttacaaccctttaaaatattttcacatatactattctcttaacattaataattaaattactaaaatatctccattaaccttttaaatcaattacttttatatgaattatctacggcactcgacgtagcatccaccaccaacactcgtctccaccaccacaccgtcaccgtcacgaccaccgctgCATCGCGCAATGCTATAATGTAAAAGTAAATTCACATGTAGACTTCTTActctatttaataaatattttgttcTATTTGTTTAAGATTTAATGAACATAATCAAAATTACTTAATtcattaatttgttaaaaatgtttgttttttatttaatacaaataaatattattaatctATATCAATTCCGtcatttaatagttaaaaaaaaataccaacaaTATTTTTATGGCTATACACTAAAACTACTTTATTATACTATGTGTTTGCTACATAATTGTGGTGTTCAATAAATTAAATTGCTTTGCTCTTTTAGAAACTTGAATTATTGTTGTTGTCTTCGGTCTTTTTGCTTCACTTTTTTTAgaagtttttgtatatactgTCGATTGAATATGTTAgaatttatatttcattaaaatttgcaattacaaataatacttttaattgtattatatgttttcttaaaaaaaattgttattcaaaaacaaatattatgttttgttaacGACAAACTATCACTCTCTTACTTTAAACTACGAATACTTATGATGATAAATTGAAAATTCACGAAAAACCTCAAAATTATCCTTCACTCAAGATTTGATCCCTCATAGAAAACCCCAAAATACAAGTAACTTGCCAATAGGCTATTGGTAAAAACCCGCTTCCTACAAGAACCAACTCAATATTATATCCAACTCTAATTACACCAAGAACAACACTCCGGGTCTAGAAATGTTTCTGGGACTATTGACCTTACCATAACAAAGCACTAAGCGACTTGCATCAAATGTAAGGTTGCATGATACATTAATATAATTGCATTAAAAGAATGTGAACCCATCTACTGTTTTGCTTTATCTATTTGTAAAATTGGAAAATCTGGGTCAATGTTGAACCATAGGATAGCATTCTTGATCTCGGGATATAGTATGTTTATTGTATTGTTGGTTTTCATCTCTTTAAGAATCCCATTGCCTGGTATACATTACTTAGAGTCTTATCTGCTATATCTGAAGCTTTACCTGCACCCTCTGCTAAAACTTGGTCGAGATAACCTGGATCGGATATGATTTCCTGGTACCTAGCCTGCAAAGAATCAGAAGTTGTTGATTGTGTGAATTGCAAAGAAAGTAAAAAGCTTTGATCTTTGAAGCATATAGTATATAGAAACCTGGATTGGATTGAGGTGTTCAATTAAAGCATCAGTAAGAACAACTTTAAAAGTTCCCCAGTTCATATCCTGGCATTCTTGTGCAACTTCCTGCGTTAGATATTAAAGAACCTTTTTGAGTCACATAAAGATGTGAAAGTTAGATTCCCTAGCTATTAATGTTCTTTATTCAATTCAAAATTCATATGTAAATCCCACAACTGCACCAGATATCGAGGGGCACCAGTACACTGAGTGACCTAGCCCTTAATGCTTTAATTACATGCTGAAGAACAAGATGGGAGGTAAATCAAAAGAAGACCAATATTGAAgataaagatgatgataatgatgacgGTGGGTCAAATTCTAAAACTAAACCACTCGGTTATTAGGCTGcaaataaaaaccaaaacttCATGCTCTTTGCCTAAGTGTCTCATTAGTCATTGGTTATTACTTGGGACGGCATCCAGGCCCGTTTAGATGATAATGATGTATTTATTGACTTTTTGCATgaaatatatcaataaatacATCACTCTCTGCACTATAAAACTAATCTATTTCAACTTAAGTTTTGAGCAACAACAATATTAGACAAGGTGATCAGGTACAATCAAGTAGATTTGGTTATTGTTCAAATGATCATGGAGTACAAAGTCAAGCATCACAATATAAACCATACTGACACAACACATTCAAACATTATAGGATCCAAGTACACACTTTGAgctattttttaataaaagggTCAAGATTGCCACCTTTATGACAACCACAGAAACATAATAAAACAGTATTACCCCTATCTGTAGCATATATAACTACTGAGTAATAGCAGAACAATCAACCTTTATCATGCCTCAAGAAGATATAAAAATTTCAGTTACTTGAACATGATTAATCGTCATACATGCCTACATTATCCGTAAATCCAAGAGTATTAAGTATATGAAAGTTGAGGCAGTTACCTCCTTTGTCCTGTTTGTAATGATATGATAAATGGAAAGAAGATTGTTGCATTCAGGCCTATTAGCATTGTCAAACTCCAAGCTACATTACCATGGAACAAGGTTAGAGAAGTGCTTATATAATCCGCCAGATGTATTTTGGCGCCATTAACAAAACAATGTGTCTGGAACAATCACAAGGCAGACACAactgaaaggaaaaaaaaaaaaaaacaagaaaaatgtcTGATGTAAGAGCTAGAATTCACCCGGGAAAAGAATCTGTTTTGCAGCGCTTGATTTTGTTTGCAATTGCCTACAAAGAGGGAGCAAACTCAAGACATAACATAAGATGATGGCAGAAGATTTAGAATAAAGCTTGTGGCATTTTGATACCCAGCTAATTAATTAACCTAGTTCatttatttacttaaatttCAGGCATTTagactatttgaaatatgtATGGGCGTATGGCCATGAAGTCAGAGAACTCACATCTTTAGAGTCAAGCAAATTAATACGAGACTGATCTGAAGTAGCAGACTTGGACatctacaaaaagaaaaaaatcaaagattagaAAGTACGTTAGCTACTAAATACTATCTCTTGACAAGCTGACTTGGCCAACTGTATGTTTAGATCAATATGAAATACCTTCGAAAGACCATCAGTAAGGGACATCACTCGTGCTCCGGCAGGAGGAATTAAGGGCTCGGGAACCTATAAGATAAAGTTCAGTAAGCATTATATTGTTCCAACTAGCTATGCAACATTGAGAGATAATGGTATAGTCAAATTTAGGGTTCACCTTAAAGATTGAACCACCCCGCCtgcaaataattttaaaaaagaatagtCAATAAGCAGCTGCCATTatgatgaaaattgaaaagtaaccTAACTTATTATGTTCCTTACCCTCCTAACTTTTTCCATTTCCTACCACCATATAAATGATTGATGCGTTCAGCAAGTTCCCGAGTCAACTCTAAATGCTGCTTCTGATCCTCACCAACTGGGACTAAATCAGActacaaacaaaatatatggCTTCTAAAAATACAAGTGTAAAGAAGGTAGAGTGGCTCTCTTTAAACAACATGTGTTGCAAAACTTAGTGACATGCTCATGCTGCACTGTGTAGAGGATTCTAAGAGTAGAGTTTACTGATGAAGCAagttaaaataatgataaatactTATCAAATGTGTCACTACAAATGGATTTTAGTCGAAAAAATGGTACCTGGTACAAAAGAATATCAGAAGCCATCAACACTGGATATGTTAAAAGTGCTACCCCAACATTTTCATCACCCTTTGAgggaaaagaaaataattaattcaCAAGTTTAAGAAATATAACTGAAATAAAGAATGGTAAAATGTAGGAACAACTGCTAAGTTATACAAAAGATACAATCAAA includes these proteins:
- the LOC122578227 gene encoding vacuolar protein sorting-associated protein 36, encoding MSGNWLIPAETTDSGRPVLRPGEVESSLQPSVDLVNEENPNLQILKSGTLILTTYRLLWLPNPESTSSSLPPVSLPLAAVTHIFQSKKSIKGMFASPRVRFQVSVNNEGRVQEKGSKSMVITLVFRGKSDPDSFVGKFWEAWRGRAWDGVVLEAEKMPGVVGDVGGGSSGETGLALRMPVVGVSGILRKEQEMWESTDKSLQDAFQDLNALMTKAKDMVILAEKMRQKLLSGPSSQANASNDEEMGSKEEMQDWLLSVGIVSPVTKESAGALYHQELSRQLADFVKIPLERAGGIMNMIDIYCLFNRARGTELISPDDLLRACSLWEKFNVPVMLKKFESGVMVIQNKSHSDEEVFSRIRSLVQKPEALQTGVSATDAARTLGIAPAMAKEHLLAAESKGFLCRDVSPDGFRFYINIFQDIDPNDPYLVKEYGVYDAWIHAAITSR
- the LOC122578191 gene encoding tryptophan--tRNA ligase, chloroplastic/mitochondrial, with translation MGGRSLVSQFLNLSTVCPRFTSFGASNKLQRRLRMINENHLQVVGGVSSQRCCCSVSSPEPTVSDSSPTSIKKRIVSGVQPTGSIHLGNYLGAIKNWVSLQDKYETLFFIVDLHAITLPYDVQQLSKATRDTAALYLACGVDTSKASVFVQSHVRAHVELMWLLSSATPIGWLNRMIQFKEKSRKAGDENVGVALLTYPVLMASDILLYQSDLVPVGEDQKQHLELTRELAERINHLYGGRKWKKLGGRGGSIFKVPEPLIPPAGARVMSLTDGLSKMSKSATSDQSRINLLDSKDAIANKIKRCKTDSFPGLEFDNANRPECNNLLSIYHIITNRTKEEVAQECQDMNWGTFKVVLTDALIEHLNPIQARYQEIISDPGYLDQVLAEGAGKASDIADKTLSNVYQAMGFLKR